In a genomic window of Vespula vulgaris chromosome 21, iyVesVulg1.1, whole genome shotgun sequence:
- the LOC127071373 gene encoding lachesin-like, translated as MAARKLAALFAAVLQLCLCQITPEVVPEFLAPLENHTVIQGRDVSFTCVVNHLQSYRVAWIKSDSRAILAIHTRMVTHNPRLSVTHNGHNTWKLHISNVQKNDSGSYMCQVNTDPMRSQMGYMEVVIPPDIMDDESANGLVTQEGGNLRLRCIATGLPKPTVNWKREDGRKIVLREDGKKQILDTYEGETLELTGILRQEMGTYLCIASSSVPPRVSKRYTVSVHFEPLIRIPNQLVGAPVDSDVVLQCYVEASPQAMNTWYRDSGEKLPPNDKYTMSEEQLSDYSWQMNLTVKSLKKGDFGGYVCSTVNALGKAEGCVRLQELQLVDKTTPSILMKNTEIRQRKKTIMKEKKKTNGGNTNNRRKVHTLDGYDSDSIGNEDDLGTTQIMAGSTLHEGKTDRPLPLPSISPPWINVNAASSRQGPIVRDIIFLLLLLLRLTSFF; from the exons GTCAAATTACCCCGGAAGTTGTACCAGAGTTCCTAGCCCCTTTGGAAAATCACACGGTAATCCAGGGTCGTGACGTGTCGTTCACTTGCGTCGTGAATCACTTACAGTCGTACAGG GTAGCCTGGATTAAATCGGATTCTAGGGCGATCTTAGcgatacacacacgtatggtTACACACAACCCACGGCTATCTGTCACTCATAATGGACATAACACGTGGAAGCTGCACATATCGAACGTTCAGAAGAATGATTCCGGTAGCTACATGTGTCAAGTCAATACCGATCCAATGCGAAGTCAG ATGGGCTACATGGAAGTAGTGATACCACCGGATATAATGGACGACGAATCAGCGAACGGTTTGGTGACACAGGAGGGTGGTAATTTGAGGCTTAGATGTATTGCAACGGGTCTTCCAAAACCAACAGTCAATTGGAAACGAGAAGATGGAAGGAAGATCGTACTTCGTGAAGATGGAAAGAAGCAGA TTCTCGACACTTACGAAGGAGAAACTCTGGAGCTTACGGGAATTTTGCGACAAGAGATGGGGACGTATCTCTGTATAGCCAGTAGTAGTGTGCCACCAAGGGTCAGCAAACGTTACACCGTTTCTGTTCACT TCGAACCACTGATCAGAATACCCAATCAATTGGTGGGCGCTCCAGTTGACAGCGATGTCGTACTACAGTGCTACGTCGAGGCTTCGCCGCAAGCTATGAACACCTGGTACAGGGACTCAG GGGAAAAGCTGCCGCCGAACGACAAATACACGATGTCGGAGGAGCAGTTGAGCGATTACTCGTGGCAGATGAATCTCACTGTCAAATCTCTCAAAAAGGGTGACTTTGGTGGATACGTCTGTTCAACGGTGAACGCCCTTGGAAAGGCGGAAGGATGTGTTCGTCTCCAAG AGTTGCAACTCGTCGATAAGACGACGCCGAGCATTTTGATGAAGAATACGGAGATTAGGCAACGAAAAAAGACGATtatgaaggaaaagaaaaagacgaatgGCGGAAACACTAACAACAGACGAAAAGTCCACACGTTGGACGGTTATGATTCGGATTCGATAGGGAACGAAGATGACCTTGGAACAACGCAAATAATGGCTGGTAGTACTTTGCACGAAGGCAAAACCGATCGGCCCTTACCCcttccctctatctctccaCCATGGATAAACGTTAACGCAGCGAGTTCTAGACAAGGTCCGATTGTTCGagacattatttttcttctccttcttttgtTGAGGTTGACGAgctttttttaa